The Campylobacter sp. RM10537 genome has a segment encoding these proteins:
- the ribA gene encoding GTP cyclohydrolase II, translated as MTIKISEIANLPSKWGNFKIQSFKENDKEHLCIFKDEPKGILNLRIHSECLTGDALGSLKCDCGEQLEFSLKYIEQNGGMIIYLRQEGRGIGLFNKVNAYALQDKGLNTIEANHELGFKADERTYEIVNFILKHYKISKINLLTNNPEKLESLKDKILIRVPVLINPNRFNKNYLDIKQSQMGHLL; from the coding sequence ATGACTATAAAAATTTCAGAAATAGCTAATTTACCTAGTAAATGGGGAAATTTTAAAATACAAAGTTTTAAAGAAAATGATAAAGAACACCTATGTATCTTTAAAGATGAACCTAAAGGTATATTAAATCTTAGAATTCATTCAGAGTGTTTAACAGGAGATGCCTTAGGAAGTTTAAAATGTGATTGTGGCGAACAATTAGAATTTTCTTTAAAATACATTGAGCAAAATGGTGGTATGATTATATATCTTAGACAAGAAGGCAGAGGAATTGGACTTTTTAATAAAGTAAATGCCTATGCTTTACAAGATAAAGGTTTAAATACTATAGAAGCTAATCATGAACTTGGATTTAAAGCTGATGAAAGAACTTATGAAATAGTAAATTTTATACTTAAGCATTATAAAATTTCTAAAATAAATTTACTTACAAACAATCCGGAAAAATTAGAAAGTCTAAAGGATAAAATTTTAATACGAGTGCCTGTACTTATTAATCCAAATCGTTTTAATAAAAATTATCTAGATATCAAACAATCTCAAATGGGACATTTGCTTTGA
- a CDS encoding DUF2603 domain-containing protein: MKELEKYSNCLKRIDEFSQNLGMKKEDRAIFEMKQTEKENEACLVLKNGNFNSPEPWFIVDENDEIHTMISLSSLKNILESLKQTQKENFELKLEKAIYQQIPIDFNDAWVVAMDEIKKRVKEGLMEFNIDLEKLIIDIKKEHPNLFVDMEAMVERVKNNEKL, from the coding sequence ATGAAAGAACTTGAAAAATATAGCAATTGTTTAAAACGTATTGATGAATTTAGTCAAAATTTAGGTATGAAAAAAGAAGATAGAGCTATTTTTGAAATGAAACAAACAGAAAAAGAAAATGAAGCATGTTTAGTGCTTAAAAATGGTAATTTTAATTCTCCTGAACCTTGGTTTATAGTGGATGAAAATGATGAAATTCATACCATGATTTCTTTAAGCAGTTTAAAAAATATTTTAGAAAGTTTAAAACAAACTCAAAAAGAAAATTTTGAATTAAAACTAGAAAAAGCAATTTATCAACAAATTCCTATAGATTTTAATGATGCTTGGGTAGTTGCTATGGATGAAATTAAAAAGCGTGTCAAAGAAGGTTTAATGGAATTTAATATAGATCTAGAAAAGCTTATTATAGATATAAAAAAAGAACATCCTAATTTATTTGTCGATATGGAAGCTATGGTTGAAAGGGTTAAAAACAATGAGAAATTATAA
- the rsmG gene encoding 16S rRNA (guanine(527)-N(7))-methyltransferase RsmG, with translation MNLDFLYPILENFNQKDFEEKIKIYQKNLIKFNKVHNLTQIQNIEENIIDSIKILHFFDFTKAKNIVDIGSGAGFPAIFLAFLLKSNFYLFEPNPKKAAFLRTIKIECDLSYLNICKEKAQENKNNIKADVITSRALMDVKPLMQICKDLSSKKTIFILWKGSEIYKELKDLENKKFKIFENGFRRYCILSSQKAT, from the coding sequence TTGAATTTGGATTTTTTATACCCTATTTTAGAAAATTTTAATCAAAAAGATTTTGAAGAAAAGATAAAAATTTATCAAAAAAATTTGATCAAATTTAATAAAGTTCATAATCTAACTCAAATTCAAAATATCGAAGAAAATATTATAGATAGTATAAAAATTCTTCATTTTTTTGATTTTACAAAGGCAAAAAATATAGTTGATATAGGTAGTGGAGCTGGATTTCCTGCTATTTTTTTAGCTTTTTTACTTAAAAGTAATTTTTATCTTTTTGAGCCAAATCCTAAAAAAGCTGCTTTTTTAAGAACAATAAAAATAGAGTGTGATTTATCTTATTTAAATATTTGCAAAGAAAAGGCTCAGGAAAATAAAAATAATATTAAGGCTGATGTTATCACGTCTAGAGCCTTAATGGATGTAAAACCTTTAATGCAAATTTGCAAAGATCTAAGTTCTAAAAAAACCATTTTTATTCTATGGAAAGGTAGTGAAATTTATAAAGAACTCAAAGATTTAGAAAATAAAAAATTTAAAATTTTTGAAAACGGGTTTAGAAGATATTGTATTTTAAGTAGCCAAAAAGCTACTTAA
- the hemB gene encoding porphobilinogen synthase produces MFKRFRRLRMNENLRSMVRENFLSINDLIYPLFVVNGKNIKKEIPSMPNVFQMSLDEILKECKIILDLGIKAIILFGVLENDKKDSCGSDALDDEGLIARSIREIKKEFPNLFIISDLCFCEYTDHGHCGIISSKTKSVDNDATLKISAKQALIHARAGVDMIAPSGMMDGIIETLRQVLDQEGFENLPIMAYSTKFASSYYGPFRDVAESAPSYGDRKSYQMDFANAKEALEESLEDEKQGADILMVKPALAYLDIVKEISLHSNLPLCVYNVSGEYAMLKVAEKAGIIDYEKVLYETMIAFKRAGAKLIITYHAKELAIMLKNES; encoded by the coding sequence ATGTTTAAACGCTTTCGAAGACTTAGAATGAATGAAAATTTAAGATCAATGGTGAGAGAAAATTTTTTAAGTATTAATGATTTAATATATCCTCTTTTCGTTGTTAATGGCAAGAACATAAAAAAAGAAATTCCATCTATGCCAAATGTATTTCAAATGAGTTTGGATGAAATTTTAAAAGAATGTAAAATTATTCTTGATCTTGGAATAAAAGCGATTATACTTTTTGGAGTTCTTGAAAATGATAAAAAAGATAGTTGTGGAAGCGATGCGCTTGATGATGAAGGTTTAATTGCACGAAGTATAAGAGAAATTAAAAAAGAATTTCCTAATCTTTTTATCATTAGCGATCTTTGTTTTTGTGAATATACAGATCATGGGCATTGTGGTATTATTAGCTCAAAAACTAAAAGTGTGGATAATGACGCAACTTTAAAAATTTCAGCTAAACAAGCTTTAATTCATGCTAGAGCAGGAGTTGATATGATAGCACCAAGTGGAATGATGGATGGTATAATTGAAACTTTGCGTCAAGTACTTGATCAAGAAGGTTTTGAAAATTTACCTATTATGGCATATTCTACCAAATTTGCTTCAAGCTATTATGGACCATTTCGAGATGTGGCAGAATCAGCTCCTAGTTATGGCGATAGAAAAAGCTATCAAATGGATTTTGCTAACGCCAAAGAAGCTCTAGAGGAAAGTTTAGAGGATGAAAAACAAGGGGCTGATATTTTAATGGTTAAACCAGCTCTTGCCTATCTTGATATAGTAAAAGAAATTTCACTTCATTCAAATTTGCCTTTATGTGTTTACAATGTTAGTGGTGAATATGCTATGTTAAAAGTTGCAGAAAAAGCAGGTATAATTGATTATGAAAAGGTTTTATATGAGACAATGATAGCATTTAAAAGAGCAGGCGCAAAACTTATTATTACTTATCATGCTAAAGAGTTAGCTATAATGCTAAAAAATGAAAGCTAA